One window of Vitis riparia cultivar Riparia Gloire de Montpellier isolate 1030 chromosome 5, EGFV_Vit.rip_1.0, whole genome shotgun sequence genomic DNA carries:
- the LOC117914517 gene encoding proline-rich extensin-like protein EPR1: MSSMCSLVLFLGLVVLTTPSLANDHKPPPYEHKPPLPVYKSPPLGKPPPEYKPPTPVYKPPPPVEKPPTPVYRPPPVEKPPPEYKPPTPVYKSPPVEKPPPEYKPPTPVYRPPPVEKPPPEYKPPTPVYKPPPVEKPPPEYKPPTPVKPPPPPKHKTPTLPPRVVRPPPMPKPPTLPPIIVRPPPTKEPSPPHGHYPGHPPVETPPSTPYKKPPTPEKKPWAPHHKHFKAPPPIHAN; this comes from the coding sequence ATGTCTTCTATGTGCTCACTTGTGTTGTTCCTTGGATTGGTGGTCCTCACCACTCCCTCACTTGCTAATGACCACAAGCCACCCCCATATGAGCACAAACCACCTCTTCCTGTTTACAAGTCTCCACCACTGGGGAAACCACCCCCAGAATACAAGCCACCAACCCCTGTTTATAAGCCACCACCTCCGGTGGAGAAGCCACCAACCCCTGTTTATAGGCCACCTCCCGTAGAGAAGCCACCCCCGGAATACAAGCCACCAACCCCTGTTTATAAGTCGCCTCCAGTGGAGAAGCCTCCCCCAGAATATAAGCCACCAACCCCTGTTTACAGGCCACCACCAGTGGAGAAGCCACCCCCAGAATACAAGCCACCAACTCCAGTTTATAAGCCACCTCCGGTGGAGAAACCACCCCCAGAATACAAGCCACCAACTCCTGTTAAGCCACCTCCACCACCAAAACACAAGACACCAACTCTACCCCCAAGAGTAGTGAGACCACCGCCAATGCCCAAGCCACCAACTCTACCGCCAATAATAGTGAGGCCACCACCGACAAAAGAACCTTCGCCACCCCATGGTCACTACCCTGGCCACCCTCCAGTAGAAACACCTCCATCAACTCCATACAAGAAGCCACCAACTCCTGAGAAGAAGCCGTGGGCTCCCCACCACAAGCACTTCAAGGCTCCACCACCCATCCATGCCAATTGA